A window from Calliopsis andreniformis isolate RMS-2024a chromosome 5, iyCalAndr_principal, whole genome shotgun sequence encodes these proteins:
- the LOC143179020 gene encoding LOW QUALITY PROTEIN: putative GPI-anchor transamidase (The sequence of the model RefSeq protein was modified relative to this genomic sequence to represent the inferred CDS: inserted 1 base in 1 codon) produces MYSKLFIILCVIQLSYTWEIPENFAKTGHSNNWAVLVDTSRFWFNYRHVANVLSIYRSVKRLGIPDSQIILMIADDMACNPRNPRPATVFNNIKQHINVYGDDVEVDYRGYEVTVENFVRLLTGRLAPETPRSKKLLTDEGSNILIYLTGHGGNGFLKFQDSEEITSQELGDALEQMWQKRRYHEILFVVDTCQASSMYEKFYSPNILAVASSLVDEDSLSHHLDPAVGVYIIDRYTYYALDFLEKVEPSSTKTLGEFLKVCPKHYCLSTVGVRKDLFRRDPDKVPITDFFGSLRPVELTTSIINILPTKXNRTTKSGKKCSYIARFPDTSQLL; encoded by the exons ATGTATTcaaaattattcattattttgTGTGTCATCCAATTAAGTTATACTTGGGAG ATACCGGAAAATTTTGCAAAAACTGGTCATTCGAATAACTGGGCAGTATTAGTTGACACCTCACGTTTTTGGTTCAATTATCGTCACGTAGCAAATGTACTGTCCATCTATCGAAGTGTCAAACGTCTGGGAATCCCAGACTCGCAAATTATCCTGATGATTGCAGACGACATGGCTTGCAATCCGAGAAACCCCAGGCCAGCTACTGTGTTCAATAACATCAAGCAGCATATTAATGTTTATGGAGACGACGTAGAAGTAGATTACAGAGGCTATGAAGTAACTGTAGAGAACTTTGTTAGATTGTTAACTGGACGGTTGGCTCCAGAAACACCAAGATCTAAGAAGTTATTAACAGACGAGGGttctaatattttaatttatcttACTGGCCATGGTGGAAATGGATTTCTAAAGTTCCAAGATTCAGAGGAAATTACTAGTCAAGAACTTGGGGATGCGTTAGAGCAGATGTGGCAGAAAAGAAGATACCATGAAATATTATTTGTTGTTGATACTTGCCAAGCAAGTTCAATGTATGAGAAGTTTTATTCTCCAAATATTTTAGCAGTTGCCTCCAGTTTGGTAGATGAGGATTCACTGTCT CACCATCTGGATCCTGCTGTTGGTGTTTACATCATAGACCGATATACCTATTACGCACTAGACTTCCTAGAAAAGGTAGAGCCATCTAGTACCAAAACATTGGGAGAATTT ctcaaAGTGTGTCCTAAGCATTATTGCTTATCAACTGTAGGAGTAAGAAAGGACTTGTTTAGAAGGGATCCTGATAAAGTACCAATCACAGATTTCTTTGGATCGTTGAGGCCTGTAGAATTAACTACGAGTATAATAAACATTTTGCCAACAA TGAATAGGACCACTAAATCAGGAAAGAAATGCTCTTACATCGCTCGCTTTCCCGATACATCACAACTTTTGTaa
- the LOC143179704 gene encoding uncharacterized protein LOC143179704 → MHFSISCWTIVLALCVSAFGYKLDNYVDVREIDKNTLSPMDQLPPEDPAQHSFPTVPTVPLIPVCAKEGYFRDPFNCRKFYFCRYPDDIPAGFYCQSNLIFNAASNSCDQPEHVEC, encoded by the coding sequence ATGCATTTTTCAATTTCCTGTTGGACCATTGTTCTCGCACTGTGCGTCTCCGCATTTGGATATAAATTGGACAATTACGTGGATGTTCGTGAAATCGACAAGAACACGTTATCACCAATGGACCAGTTACCACCTGAGGATCCTGCGCAACACTCTTTTCCAACAGTGCCGACTGTTCCTTTGATACCTGTCTGCGCCAAGGAAGGATATTTCCGTGATCCCTTTAACTGCAGGAAATTTTACTTCTGTCGTTACCCTGATGACATACCAGCAGGCTTTTATTGTCAATCTAATTTAATATTCAACGCAGCCAGTAATTCGTGCGACCAACCAGAACATGTGGAATGCTGA